The following nucleotide sequence is from Pseudomonas sp. S09G 359.
AGGGTCGGACCATCGGCGTTGCCCAGTACAACACCAAAGAGGCCCTGGAATGGGGCGTCACCGGTGCCGGCCTGCGTTCCACCGGTTGCGACTTCGACCTGCGTAAAGCCCGCCCGTACTCCGGCTACGAGAACTTCGAGTTCGAAGTGCCGCTGGCGGCCAATGGCGATGCCTACGACCGTTGCATCGTGCGCGTCGAAGAAATGCGCCAGAGCCTGAAGATCATCGAGCAGTGCATGCGCAACATGCCGGCCGGCCCGTACAAGGCGGACCACCCGCTGACCACGCCGCCGCCGAAAGAACGCACGCTGCAGCACATCGAAACCCTGATCACGCACTTCCTGCAGGTTTCGTGGGGCCCGGTCATGCCGGCCAACGAATCCTTCCAGATGATCGAAGCGACCAAGGGTATCAACAGTTATTACCTGACGAGCGATGGCGGCACCATGAGCTACCGCACCCGGATTCGCACCCCAAGCTTCCCGCACTTGCAGCAGATCCCTTCGGTGATCAAAGGCGAGATGGTCGCGGACTTGATTGCGTACCTGGGTAGTATCGATTTCGTTATGGCCGACGTGGACCGCTAAGCATGAACAGCACGCTTATCCAGACAGACCGTTTCACCCTCAGTGAAACCGAGCGCTCGGCCATCGAGCACGAGCTGCATCACTACGAAGACCCGCGCGCGGCGTCGATCGAAGCCTTGAAGATCGTTCAGAAGGAACGTGGCTGGGTGCCGGACGGCGCCCTCTACGCCATCGGCGAGATCCTCGGCATCCCTGCCAGCGACGTTGAAGGCGTGGCCACGTTCTACAGCCAGATCTTCCGCCAGCCGGTGGGCCGCCACATCATTCGCGTGTGCGACAGCATGGTCTGCTACATCGGTGGCCACGAATCCGTGGTCAGCGAGATCCAGAACAAGCTGGGCATCGGCCTCGGCCAGACCACCCCGGACGGCCGCTTCACGCTGCTGCCGGTGTGCTGCCTGGGCAACTGCGACAAGGCGCCGGCGTTGATGATCGACGACGACACATTCGGTGACGTGCAGCCCGCTGGCGTCACCCAATTGCTCGAGGGCTACCCATGACCCTTACATCTTTCGGCCCGGCCAACCTGATCAAGCGTTCGCCCGAGACCCACCCGTTGACCTGGCGCCTGCGTGACGATGCCGAGCCGGTATGGCTCGACGAGTACCAGGCCAAGAACGGTTACGCGGCGGCACGCAAAGCCTTCGCCGAGATGGCCCAGGACGATATCGTCCAGACCGTCAAAGACGCCGGCCTCAAAGGCCGCGGCGGTGCAGGCTTCCCCACGGGTGTGAAGTGGGGCCTGATGCCCAAGGACGAATCCATCAACATCCGCTACCT
It contains:
- the nuoE gene encoding NADH-quinone oxidoreductase subunit NuoE; this encodes MNSTLIQTDRFTLSETERSAIEHELHHYEDPRAASIEALKIVQKERGWVPDGALYAIGEILGIPASDVEGVATFYSQIFRQPVGRHIIRVCDSMVCYIGGHESVVSEIQNKLGIGLGQTTPDGRFTLLPVCCLGNCDKAPALMIDDDTFGDVQPAGVTQLLEGYP